Within Elizabethkingia sp. JS20170427COW, the genomic segment AATATGGCCTAGTGCGCTATATTGGTGGGGATGCCGTAGGGATGAGTACTGTTCCTGAAGTTATCGTTGCAAAACATATGGGAATGAACTGTTTCTGTGTATCGATTATCACGGATCTTGGAGGCCCTGAAATTGCTTTCTCTGTTTCCCATGAGGAGGTATTGAATGCCGCTAACAAGGCAATGCCTAATGTTATAAAGATTGTAAAAGGCTTAATTAAAGAACACCAAGCGTAACCCATCTCAATAGACGATTTAAAAGCCATCTTTGTTGAAACGAAGATGGCTTTTTGTATAGAGCTTAGTTTACTTTTTTTTCCTTGTCTAACTCTAGACTATAGTGTATAAAATCTGGGATTTCATCGGTATAATGGCTTACCATAATAATGCTCATTTGGGTTTTAATGTATACTTCTTTCAAAAAAGAAATCAACTCTCGGATTTTAGTAATTGGAATCCCTTGAAAAGGTTCATCCAAAACCAAGAAGAAAGGCTCTTTCGCCAACGCTCTTGCCATTAAAACTTGGATTTTTTCTTCAATCGCTAAAGTGTACCATGCATGACTCCTCTTTTCTTGTAAGGAAAAATAATTAAGCCAAGCTTCTACTTTACTTCTCTGCTCTTCCTCCAACTTCCGAAAAAGCCCTATGGTATCGTAAAACCCAGAGCCTATCACTTGGGCAACATTAGTATTTCTCGGAAAACTCGCTGCTAGTTCAGAAGATACCCATCCTATTTTCTTTTTTAGATCCCATATACTTTCGCCACTTCCTCTTTTCTTTCCAAAAAGTTGAATATCCTGGGCATAAGCTTGGGGATTATCTCCATTGATTAAACTTAGTAATGTTGATTTGCCAGAACCATTTTTTCCTTTTATCTGCCAACATTCCCCAGACTTCACTTCCCAATTGATATTCTGTAACAATACATTTTCTCCGTAACGGATGCTAACATTTTTCATTCTTATTAAATCCTCTCCTTCGACTATTTTGCGGATGGACGGAATTTCTCGATGCATACCTTCGGATAATGGGGTAGAAATTGAATAATCTTTTAGTTGACCGCCTTGTATCATCTCTCCATTTTTCATTTCCACAAAAGAAGAAATACATATAGGTATCTCCCTGATATCGGCAACCATTATCACCATCACCCCTTCTGCTGAAAGGTGGGATATCATCTGATGAAGTTGCCTCCTACTTTCTTGATCCAAGCCATCAAAAGCTCGATTTAAAATCAACAAATTTGGTTTTTGAAGCAAATGGATTATGAGTTGTATTTTTCTTTTTTCTCCATTTGATAATTGAAGTAAAGGAATATCTGCACGGTGAAGAATATCGAATTTTTGAAGCCAAAATCTAACTTCTCCTTCGGTTCCTTTTGTCATCAGCTCTTCTCTTACAGTATAAGTATCTTCCGAATCCATACTATTAAACCTTTGCTGAAGGTAAAAATTACTAATATTCGATTTATTCTTTAAAGTAATTTGCTGATCTAAATATGCGATTTTAGGTGAAAAAGGAAGTTGGTGATCATCCAAAAATAATATTTCTCCTGAATGAAAATGCTTGCCTTTTATCGTTTCTGCCAATAATGTTTTGGAGAACTCATCTTCCCCCAAAATAGCCAAATTATCCCCTGAATTAATGGTTAAATAAATAGATTTCAAAAGGTCTTTATTTTCCCTACGGATGGATACATTTTCTAAAATAATCTTCATGGTTGCTTATCTATTTTTAAGTAAAGATAGTAAGGATATTCGGGATGAAGGTTTTTCAGCAAGTGATTATTCTTAACGTTGTTTTAGAGAGGGATCTCCCAATAACAAAAAACCTCCGAGAAACTCGGAGGTCAGAAAATCTTATCGATTACAATTTAATACTTGCCATTAGCTTTTGCATCAATATCCTTTTGGTTATTTACTGGGATAATGGTAAAGCCCCATTGGTAATTTTTATCCGAAGGGATACTGTACTGAGGAAGTGGCTTATCTCCCCAACTGTTGTAACCAGCTACTCCCATCTGTTTCATGTCCACATTTACTTCTACATAATTTTTAGGAGTAATGTCATTAATATGGGTCTGGCGAGGTAATTTATTTCTACCTCTTTCGTCAGAATTAGCCGCTCTTTCCTCGGAACTAAAATTATTAAACTGGTAAGGTTTATCTTTATTTTCTTCGGTATCAAAATCTTCTACCGAATTTCTTAAAGCATTAAAGCCTATCGTTTCATCTGCTACAATAAGGATACCTTTATCCTTATTATCGGTTAAACTTACCCAACGTGTTGCAGTACGGTGTCCATTTTCCTGAGGTCTTACATAAGGGTAGTACATGTCTTCGGCAGTGGTTTTATAAACGCCTACACTTGCACCTGCATTTCTATCCAAATAGTTTTCATCTGGTCCTTTACCATAGTACTCTACCTGATTTAAAGTTTTCGGAATTCTGAATCTTACTCCAATTCTTGGCACTTCTAATTTTGCAGCATTTTCTCTTGCTTTTTGCATTTCAGGAGAGAAGGTTGCCATCTGAGTAGCTTCTGAAGCTTCAATTTCATTAGCCTTCATATTGGTAGAAGTAAATTCAGCATTTACTTTTAACACTCCATCAGGATAAATTTTATAATTGATAATGTATAAATTACCTGCTGGTAGAAGATAGGTTGTTTTTAAATTAACATGATTTCCTTGTTCTTCAACTTTTACATCGGTAACTTTAAAGTTTTTGCTAGATTGCTTCCAAATCTGAAGTCTCTGTGGCATCCCACTACCATAATCGTTATCGTTAGGTCCTCTCCAGAAATTAGGTTGAATACCAAACTGCTCCGCAAAATACTCTTTACCTCCTACTTTGTAAGAAGTAACGATACCTTTCGTTTGATCGAAATCTAATTGGGTTTTACCATATTCTATCTGGGTAGTATTTCCTTTTTTATTGATTTTAGCTTTTACCAAAGCTGTTGTTAATGCATGGGCTGGCTTTTGGGTTGCGGCTGCTAACAAAAACTGATCATGAGCTACATTAAAGTTAGCAGGAACTACTCCATCTGCGTTTTTGGTATAAACATCAAAGTTTACAAAATATTCTTTTGCAGGACTAAGACTCTGAGTATGGATATTAATATCCATACTTTGTTGAGCTGCCAAATTCATAGGAACTGTTTTCTCAGAAATCACTTTCCCATTTTCCAAAATACTATACTTTAAACTATAATTTTGGGTATTAGAGAAATAAAATCTATTTTGAACAGTGAAAATCCCTTTTGAAACATCTTTTGCCTCGAAGCCAAAATTTTGATGAGCATATTTTACTTCTTGCATTGCAGGATGTGGAATACGATCTGGCCTTACAATACCATTAATAAGGAAGTTACCATCACTTGCTTGGTCTTTTCCAAAGTCTCCTCCATAAGCGAAGAATGGTTTTCCATTTTTATCTTTCTGTAAAATCCCTTGATCTACCCAATCCCAAATATATCCTCCTTGTAAGTTTGGATATTTATAAATTGCTTGCCACTGTAGGTTTAAGTTCCCGCTGGAGTTCCCCATAGCGTGAGAGTACTCTGAAGGAACAACCGGTCTATCTGAACCATTTTTTCCTACGCTTTCTAGCCAAGCTGCACTTGGATATTGAGGAACGTACATATCAGAATTGAATCCCCAAATAGCTCTCTCGTAATTGACAGGTCTATTCATGAAGTCTTTTTCTCTATTCTTCACCCATCTGTAAGTAGCATCAAAGTTAACACCATTTCCGGCTTCATTTCCTAAAGACCAAATGGCAACCGATGCATGGTTCTTATTTCTTTCGAACATATTGATGGTTCTGTCCATATGGGCATTCTCCCACTCAGGATGCTTTGCAAGAGACTCTTTTCCATAATACATTCCATGACTTTCAATATTGGCTTCGTCATAAACATAAAGGCCGTATTCATCACAAAGTTCATAGAATCTTCTCGATTGTGGGTAGTGTGCCAAACGTACTGAATTGAGATTATTTTGCTTCATCAACATGAAGTCTTTCTTCATCAATTCTTCGGTTACATAATGCCCAGTTTCTGGATTGTGTTCATGGATATTTACTCCTTTTAACTTTAAAGGTTGTCCATTTACAAGGAACAATCTGTCTTTTCTTCCCTGGCTATCTACTTCTTTAATTTCAAACTTTCTAAAACCTACGGCATAAGGAACCACCTCTTTAGTGTTGCTCATAGGATCTTCTACCGTCATCACCAATTTATAAAGATTGGGATGTTCAGATGTCCAAGTTTTTACATTTGGTATTTTTACTTCTGGAAACTCGAAGTCGTCTTGACCACGACCTTTTACACTTGTTTTTGCTTTCCCTGAAGCTACTACTTTCCCCGAAGCATCTAACAATTCATAACTAACGTTAGGAGAGGCAAACTTAATAGGTTTATAATTGTTATTTTCTACTAAATCTCCCAATCCATAGTTGGCTAAAGTCATCTCCAATTGGAAGATACCATCCTTATAAGTATCGTCTAAAGTAGATTTTATTCTAAAATCTCTTAAAGAAACTTTCGGTTGAGACCAAAGGTACACATCTCTTTCAATACCACTAATTCTCCAAAAATCCTGTGCTTCTAGGTAAGAGCCAGTACTCCATCTGTGGATTTTAATAGCTAATTTATTAATACCTGGCTGTACGTATTCATTAATTCTGAATTCTGCTGGGTTTTTAGAATCCTCGCTATAGCCTACTTCTTTACCATTGATATAAACGTAAGTCCCAGACTTAGCACCTCCAATATTTAAGAATATAGTCCTATCTTTTAGCCATTCTGCAGGAATATTGATATCCCTTCTGTAAACTCCCACAGGGTTTTCCTCAGGCATTGCTGGAGGTGGGTTCTTAGGCAAACGAGTTTTAGGGTCTCTCTCTACAAATTCGTATGGATGGTTAACATATATTGCAGTCCCAAAACCTTGTACCTCCCAGTTTCCTGGTACTTTAATATCTTTCCATGTACTGGTTACGGTAGCTGAATCGGTAACATTTTTAGGCAACTGCTTGTAAGCGTCCACATAATAAAATTTCCAAGTACCATTTAGAGACTGATAATATTTACTGTCTTCAAATTTCTTTTGAAGGGCAGCTTCTTTGTTATCATAAGTCATAAATTCAGTACGAGGATACTCCTTATTCACCTTCACAATACTAGGGCTCTTCCAATAAGGAAGCTCCTGTGCATAGGATAATCCAAAGAAAACCATCCCTGCTCCGGCAATAGTTTTCTCTATGAAACGAGTTCTTCTCATGTTAAATTATTAATTTCTGCTAAAATAATAGTTTTAATTTACTTTCACCAATATATATTATAGAATATTTTACAGATTTTTTTACCTTATAAATCTTTTTCATAAAACAAAAAAAGGTGTTTGAAGAACTACTCCAAACACCCTTTTATGATGGTAATATAGAAATTTCTATTTTTTCCTATTTTGTTGCTGTCTTTTCAGCTCTTCCATTTGTCTTTGTTGCTCTTGAGCTTTTTCCATCATCTCGCGCATACGAGCTTGGAATTTACCTTCTTTTTTAGGCTTAGCTTTATTTTCTTGAATCTGAGCATGGATTTTCTTCTCATCCAAGATAACATAATTGATTAATAGGATAATCAAGATGTTAATGGCATTGGATACAAAGTAATACCATGATAGACCAGAAGCAGCAGAGTTCAAGAAGAACAAGAATGTAATTGGGAAAATATACATCAATGGCTTCATATTCGGCATACCTTCTTGGGTAGGTTGTTGCATATTTCCTGCAGTCATAATAGTATAAATTAAAATTACAGCAGTACACGCTATCGCAAAAACACTAAGATGCTCTCCTAAGAACGGTATATTGAATGGAAGTTTAATTAAATCATCATAAGCGGTAAGGTCATTTGCAAACCAGAAACTTTTTCCTCTAAGATCAATCATATTCGGGAAGAATCTGAACAATGCATAGAAGATAGGCACTTGCAATAAACCTGGGATACACCCTGCAAATTGGTTTACTCCCGCCTTACGATACACCTCCATAGTTGCCTGTTGCCTTTTCATAGGGTCTGCATCCTTGTACTTAGCTTGTACTTCTTCAATCTCTGGGCGGATTACCCTCATCATCGCACTCAGCTTATGTTGTTTAAACATTACTGGTGAAAGGATGATTTTTACAGCAATCGTCATCAAGAAGATTACCCATCCTGCTGCAATACCAAAAGAAGAAAGCCAGTTGTAAACAGGGATAAAGAAAATTCTATTTAGTGTCCCTATGAAAGACCAACCTAAAGGAAGGATTTCATCAAAGTTTTTATCAAACGATTTCAACAAATCTAAATCCAATGGCATAAAATACCATTTGAAATCCTGATTAAGCTCGCTACCTGCTAAGTCCACTTGTCCATCATAATGGAAAGTTTTTAGGTACTCACCTTTCTCTAGCATTTCTTGGTTTCCTACAGAATTTTTAAAACCATTTTGTGCCTCTAGTACAGCTCCGAAGAACTGCTGTTTTACTCCTATCCAGTTAAGGACTTCTTTGGTTTCATCCAACTCACTACGAGAATCGTAGTCGTAATCTTTATAGTTGTTGAATGCATATACAAATTCGGTATGGGTTTGTTCTTGGGAGCGTCCTTTCTCCATCTCACGAACTTTGTAGTTCCATACAAAATTAGCTTTTTGGTCGGATACCACTTGGGATAAACCTTGGGTATTCACCTTAAAGTCTACTGTATATTGATCAGTAAGAGTATAGGTAAACTGGATTTTAGCACTATCAATATTACTTTGCATGGTTACCACATTCCCGTTTGCAGAAGAGGTAAACACTAAATCTTTGGTATTGATAATTTTTCCAGATTTGTCTTTAAACTGAAAACCATAATCAGCATTATGATTTGCAAATAATAGCACAGGTTTATTTTTGCCATCCTCGGCGTAGGCTTGATATTTATTTAGCTTTACAGTAGAAATTTGCCCTCCTAAAGAGCTAAAATCAACGGTAAGCAAATCATTTTTCAACTGTACAGTCTTAAGGCTAGCCGCTTGATGTTGTGCTACTAGTTGATTTTTTTGGGACTGTACTGCCTGCTGAGAAGTCTTGGTAGGCTCATTAAGAGTCTCTGTGGGCTTCTGTTTGGACTGGTAATAAAACATAATGGCAAGCATGGCAAGGGTAAATAACCCAAAGCTTATCATCTGTTTCTTGTCTACACCATTGTTTTGTTGCATTTATATTTTATTTGTTGGTTTTATATTCGGCTGCAGCAACTACTAATGCCTTGAATAAAGGATGTGGATTAGCTACAGTACTTTTATATTCTGGGTGGTATTGTACCCCAACATAGAATGGATGGTCTTTCAACTCTACAGCTTCTACCAATCCTGTATCTGGGTTTTTCCCTGTTGCGATAAAGTTTTGATCTTCAAATTCTTGAATATAATCGCTGTTGAACTCATATCTATGACGATGTCTTTCGGTGATATTCTTAGCTCCGTAAGCATCATAAAGTTTTGTTCCTGCTTTTACAGTACACTTCCAAGAACCTAAACGCATAGTTCCACCTTTTTCAGTAACATTTTTCTGTTCTTCCATAAGGTTGATTACAGGGAACTCGGTTGCTGAATCAAACTCAGCACTATTAGCACTTGCCATATCTAAGATATTTCTTGCAAATTCAATAGTAATCACTTGCATACCTAGGCAGATTCCTAATACTGGAATTTTATTTTCACGAGCATAACGAGCTGCTATAATTTTACCTTCAATACCTCTATCGCCAAAACCTGGAGCGATAAGCATACCATCGATACCTTTTAGGATTTCTTCAACATTACCATTTTCTAAATCTCCACTGTAAACCCAACGGATATTTACCTCTGTTTGTTGAGATGCTCCAGCATGGATAAAAGCTTCTGAAATAGATTTATAAGAGTCTTGAAGGCTTACATACTTCCCTACTAAAGCTATTTCTACAGATTTTTTAGGGTTTTTGTATTTTTTCAAGAAATCTTTCCAGTTTGCTAAATCAGGTTCCCCGTTTACAGGTAAGCATAATTCATTTAATACTACCTCATCAAATTTCTGTTTGCGTAATTCGATAGGCACTTCATAAATAGTTGGTAAATCTAGGCATTCGATAACATTAGAAGCACTAACGTTACAGAATTGTGCTAGTTTGGCACGTTGATCTTTAGGAATTTTATGCTCGGTTCTACATACCAAAACGTCTGCTTGTACTCCATATTCCATCAATTGACGTACAGAGTGTTGAGAAGGTTTCGTTTTTAACTCTCCACTTGCAGAAAGATAAGGTAATAAAGTAAGGTGGATTACCATAGAATTGGTTTCACCTAACTCCCAACGCAATTGGCGCACACTTTCTATATAAGGAAGAGACTCGATATCTCCAACAGTACCTCCGATTTCGGTAATGATGATATCGTAATTTTCCTTAGATAAAATTTGGATTCTACGCTTAATTTCATTGGTAATATGAGGGATTACTTGTACAGTTTTCCCTAAGAAATCTCCTCTACGCTCTTTATCAATAACTGTTTGGTAGATTCTACCAGTCGTTACGTTATTATTTTGGCTTGTAGGAGAATTTAAGAAACGCTCATAATGTCCTAAGTCTAAATCCGTTTCAGCACCGTCTTCAGTTACATAACACTCTCCATGCTCATAAGGATTCAAAGTTCCTGGATCGATATTAATATATGGATCTAACTTCTGGATGGTTACATTGTAACCTCTAGATTTTAATAGCATACCTAGAGAAGCAGAGATGATCCCTTTCCCCAAAGAAGATGTTACACCGCCAGTAACGAAGATGTATTTTGTTGTTTTTTTACTCATTAGATTAGGTTTGTGCAAAGTTAAAGGTTCTGGAGCAATTAGGCAATTTCATTTTCATCTATTTTAAAATACTATTTTATAAGACATTAGCTACCATACTTATAAAAGACTTTTCAATATAGCTTTTTATAAACACTGCTTTTGTCTGATAATTTTTTAATTTCCCATTTTGAAATTGTAATTTGCAGTACTAATATTTTGCAAAGTGGCTAAGTTAAAAACTGTATATTTTTGTCAGAATTGTGGAACCCAACATCCCCAATGGATGGGACAATGCAAAAACTGCGGGCAATGGAACACCTTAGTAGAGGAAGTGGTAGAAAAAACTACCTCTAAAAACTACTCTGGGGACAGCAAACAACACATCATTAATATTGTTGAAGTAAACGCCCAAGAAGAACCTAGGATAAAAACCCCAAGCGAAGAGCTCAATCGCGTGTTAGGAGGTGGTATTGTCCTAGGATCGGTTACTTTAATTGGAGGCGAACCTGGAATTGGTAAATCTACCCTGCTCTTACAGCTAGCCTTAAAGATGAGAAAAAAAATATTCTATGTTTCTGGTGAAGAAAGTGCCTCCCAAATCAAGATGAGAGCCGACCGATTAACCGATTTGCAAAACCCTGAATGTTTTCTCTATACCGAAACTTCCATCGAAAAAATTCTGCATGAAGCGAGGAAATTAAAACCCGACTTCATGATTATAGACTCCATACAAACCTTGCATTCCCAAGCTATGGAGAGCTCCCCAGGTACCGTTTCTCAGATTCGGGAATGCTCCTCGGAGGTTATTAAATTTGCAAAAGCTACTAGCACCCCTGTATTTTTGGTAGGACACATCACTAAAGATGGACAAATTGCAGGCCCTAAAGTTTTAGAGCATATGGTAGATGTAGTCCTCAACTTCGATGGAGACAGAAATCATCTATTCCGATTATTAAGAGCCAACAAAAACAGATTTGGTTCTACTTCAGAAATTGGAATTTATGAAATGATTTCCCAAGGTTTAAAAGAAATAAAAAATCCTTCAGAAATCTTAATCACCAAAAAATTTGAAGAACTTTCCGGCAACTCCGTAGCTGTAACTTTAGAAGGAAACCGCCCTATGTTGCTAGAAATACAAGCCTTAGTAAGCACTGCTGTGTACGGAACTCCACAAAGGAGCTGTACCGGTTTTGATGCCAAAAGGCTCAACATGCTTTTAGCAGTGCTCGAAAAAAGAGCAGGCTTCCAGCTAGGAGCCAAGGATGTTTTCCTCAACATTACAGGAGGGATAAAAACCGACGATCCTGCACTAGATTTAGCCGTAGTAGCTTCTATCCTTTCATCGAACGATGATTTGGCAATTTCAGAGAAGTTCTGTTTTGCTGGAGAAATAGGCTTAAGTGGAGAGATAAGACCTGTCCCTCAAATAGAACACCGAATTACAGAAGCCGAAAAATTAGGCTATGACAAGATTTTCGTCTCTAACCTCAATAAAATTCCGAAACGGAAATATGGAATTAAAATTGAAGAAGTTAGTAAAATTGAAGACTTCCATGATCGCTTATTCTAAGTTATGAATTTTTTAGCCCACTCTTTCTTATCCTTTTCCGAAGAACAATTGGTTGGAAATATGATTGCCGATTTCATCAAAAATTCAGATCGTAAGTTTCTACCTCTTGAGGTACAAAAAGGAATTGTCCTACACCGTGAAATTGATACTTTTACGGATAGCCATCCTATTATCTCGGAAGCTAAAAAAGTTTTCCAACCCTTGGTAAGATTATATTCTGGTGCTTTTGTGGACGTAAGCATGGATTTCTTTTTGGCAAACGATTGTAATATCTATACCGAACCTCAATGGAAAGAACATTCTGAAAAGGTATATCAAACTCTATGGAAATATCAGGAAATCCTTCCCGAAAGATTTTTAAAACTCTTACCTAAAATGGAGAAAGACGACTGGCTATATAATTATAGATATGATTGGGGAATACAATTTAGCCTTCAGAATGTTTTAAATAAGGCTTTATATTTAGAAAAAAAACTGCCGGTTTTTCAAGCCTTCGAAAAAGACAAATCTTTACTCCAAAAAAGTTATCACCAGTTTTTCCCCGAACTCCAAAAGCATATTCAGAAAAAAGCTAGTGAACTTTAATTAAAAAATCCTCTAAAAAGGCAATTTAATACTTTCAGGGAGGATAAAATCTCCCGTGTAAGCTTTGGTGAGATAACTCTTAATTGGCTGAGGATATCTATAGATATCATTTTTCTGGAAACCATAGACATCCCAATAATTCGCCAAAACTTGAGCAAACATATCCTCATCCCAGAAACCAAAAATTGGTCTTGCCTCATCGGCAACTACAGGAAGAGCTTCTATCCAAATCTCATTCTCCTTTTGTTCTATCCTATAATTAGGTTTGTATTGCTGTAAGTAATTGGAATAATGGAAGCGTGCATACAACTCCTCAAATTGGATAGGATGCAAAGTCGCCTCCCCAATAGTATCCAACAACTCCTGCTCTTTATTCAAAATTGCTCCATTATCCTGTAAACAAGCGATAATTCCAAAATTTTGAACTCTTAAATTAAAAATAAGATTGATAGCATCATCCCTATAGCTGAAAATATCTGTTGAAAACTTATGTCTTAGTACTTTTATCGTCCAAGGAAGCACTTCCGCATCTTTGATATACACAGGATAAATGATGGATTGCATCATAAGATGAAACACCCCGAATCTCTCCTTTAGTAAAGGAGAAAGTCCAAACTCTTTATGGTATTTTTCATGTCTCTTTCTTTCCAAAGTAAGCTCATAATAAAGCACACCATAAATGATACGACCTATCCATTGGAAGAGTTTTAAAGATTCTAAAGCCAGCATAGCCTCATACCCCTTATTAAAAACAAGTTCTACTTCTGAATCTAATTTCTCGAAAGCCTCTTTTACCAATGCAGAACAAGGCAATTGCAAATCTTGATACAAGACTTTCTGCATCTTGTCCATCATCTCAAATTCATCTTCAGCAAATTTATATTTTTGCATTAGCCATTCCGGAAAAACACTCATTTTATCTGAAGTTTCTTCTCCCGAAAGAAAACATTTATTATCCTGAAAACTAATTTCTTTAAAAGGGTTATATAATTGTAATGCCATATTCATTTTAATCTTTACAAGTTGCAAAAGTACTATTATTCTTCTGCAATTTTATATGAGGTTTAATACTGATTGAAACTTTCGACATCTCATTTTATCTATCATGATAAAAAATAAGCCCACAGCAAAACTGCAGGCTTATGATGATGTCTATTGTTGTAAGTTATTTCAACTTTGAAAAGCTTTTTGCAATAAAATCGGTAAGTTCTTTACCTTTCAATAAATTCTGAGAAAGCTTAGCCAAGTCTAAGGCATAAGCAATTTTAGCGTTTTTCTCTTCGGTATTTTCGGTTTTCAAAATTTCAGATGCCAATTCGGAATTGGAGTTAACTACCAAATTGTACATTTCCGGGAAAGCTCCCATACCGAACATACCACCACCGCCACCTGTTGCTTGCATATCTTTCATTCTACGCATAAACTCAGGTTGGGTAATCATGAATGGAGTATCTTGGCTGTCCAAATCTTCCAACTGTACCGTGAATTTAGAATCGTTAACCGCAGTTTCTACTTCTTTTTTCAAGGTTTCTTTTTCGCCGTCGGTTAATTTTGCAATAATAGGTTCGTCTTTCTTAATCAAATTATTGATGTGGTCGGCATCTACTCTTGCAAATTGGATTTTCTCTTTGGTAGTTTCCAATTTCTGAATCAAATGCGGAACGATAGGAGAATCCAATAGCAATACTTCATATCCTTTGTCCAAAGCCGTTTGGATGTAAGCATGTTGTTCATCTTTATTGCTTGCATACAAGATTACGGTATTTCCGTCCTTATCGGTTTGGTTGGCTTTGATTTTATCCATCAACTCTTCCCAAAGATAAGATTTACCTTCTGTACTTGGATACAACGCGAATTTATCTGATTTTTCGTAGAATTTCTCTTCGGAAATCATTCCGTATTCAATCACTACTTTTATATCATTCCATTTTTGTTCGTAGTCCTCGCGATTAGCATTGATAAGGGAAACCATTTTATCGGCTACCTTCTTGGTGATGTAAGAAGAAATTTTCTTCACGGCACCATCGGCTTGAAGGTAAGAACGAGAAACATTCAAAGGAATATCTGGTGAATCGATTACTCCTCTTAGCAACATCAAGAAATCGGGAACAATACCTTTCACCTCATCGGTTACAAAAACTTGGTTTTGGTACAATTGGATTTTATCTTTCTCGATGTTAATGTTATTTCCTAATTTAGGGAAATACAGAATACCGGTAAGGTTGAAGGGATAATCTACATTCAAATGAATGTTGAACAAAGGTTCTTCGAATTGCATAGGATACAACTCGTGGTAGAAGTTTTTGTAATCCTCCTCGTTCAGTTCGCTAGGTGCTTTTGTCCAAGCTGGAGTTGGATTGTTGATGATGTTGTCCACCTCTACGGT encodes:
- a CDS encoding CTP synthase, with the translated sequence MSKKTTKYIFVTGGVTSSLGKGIISASLGMLLKSRGYNVTIQKLDPYINIDPGTLNPYEHGECYVTEDGAETDLDLGHYERFLNSPTSQNNNVTTGRIYQTVIDKERRGDFLGKTVQVIPHITNEIKRRIQILSKENYDIIITEIGGTVGDIESLPYIESVRQLRWELGETNSMVIHLTLLPYLSASGELKTKPSQHSVRQLMEYGVQADVLVCRTEHKIPKDQRAKLAQFCNVSASNVIECLDLPTIYEVPIELRKQKFDEVVLNELCLPVNGEPDLANWKDFLKKYKNPKKSVEIALVGKYVSLQDSYKSISEAFIHAGASQQTEVNIRWVYSGDLENGNVEEILKGIDGMLIAPGFGDRGIEGKIIAARYARENKIPVLGICLGMQVITIEFARNILDMASANSAEFDSATEFPVINLMEEQKNVTEKGGTMRLGSWKCTVKAGTKLYDAYGAKNITERHRHRYEFNSDYIQEFEDQNFIATGKNPDTGLVEAVELKDHPFYVGVQYHPEYKSTVANPHPLFKALVVAAAEYKTNK
- the radA gene encoding DNA repair protein RadA → MAKLKTVYFCQNCGTQHPQWMGQCKNCGQWNTLVEEVVEKTTSKNYSGDSKQHIINIVEVNAQEEPRIKTPSEELNRVLGGGIVLGSVTLIGGEPGIGKSTLLLQLALKMRKKIFYVSGEESASQIKMRADRLTDLQNPECFLYTETSIEKILHEARKLKPDFMIIDSIQTLHSQAMESSPGTVSQIRECSSEVIKFAKATSTPVFLVGHITKDGQIAGPKVLEHMVDVVLNFDGDRNHLFRLLRANKNRFGSTSEIGIYEMISQGLKEIKNPSEILITKKFEELSGNSVAVTLEGNRPMLLEIQALVSTAVYGTPQRSCTGFDAKRLNMLLAVLEKRAGFQLGAKDVFLNITGGIKTDDPALDLAVVASILSSNDDLAISEKFCFAGEIGLSGEIRPVPQIEHRITEAEKLGYDKIFVSNLNKIPKRKYGIKIEEVSKIEDFHDRLF
- a CDS encoding ACP phosphodiesterase produces the protein MNFLAHSFLSFSEEQLVGNMIADFIKNSDRKFLPLEVQKGIVLHREIDTFTDSHPIISEAKKVFQPLVRLYSGAFVDVSMDFFLANDCNIYTEPQWKEHSEKVYQTLWKYQEILPERFLKLLPKMEKDDWLYNYRYDWGIQFSLQNVLNKALYLEKKLPVFQAFEKDKSLLQKSYHQFFPELQKHIQKKASEL
- the htpG gene encoding molecular chaperone HtpG — translated: MTKGNINVSVENIFPLIKKFLYSDHEIFLRELISNATDATLKLKHLTSIGEAQVEYGNPKIEVKIDKENKTLHIIDQGLGMTAEEVEKYINQVAFSGAEEFLEKYKDSAKDSGIIGHFGLGFYSAFMVASEVEIITKSYKDAPAVRWVCDGSPEFSLEEVDKTERGTEIILHISDDSTEFLEEYRIKELLTKYNKFMPVPIKFGTKTETIPLPEGAAEEAKPETVEVDNIINNPTPAWTKAPSELNEEDYKNFYHELYPMQFEEPLFNIHLNVDYPFNLTGILYFPKLGNNINIEKDKIQLYQNQVFVTDEVKGIVPDFLMLLRGVIDSPDIPLNVSRSYLQADGAVKKISSYITKKVADKMVSLINANREDYEQKWNDIKVVIEYGMISEEKFYEKSDKFALYPSTEGKSYLWEELMDKIKANQTDKDGNTVILYASNKDEQHAYIQTALDKGYEVLLLDSPIVPHLIQKLETTKEKIQFARVDADHINNLIKKDEPIIAKLTDGEKETLKKEVETAVNDSKFTVQLEDLDSQDTPFMITQPEFMRRMKDMQATGGGGGMFGMGAFPEMYNLVVNSNSELASEILKTENTEEKNAKIAYALDLAKLSQNLLKGKELTDFIAKSFSKLK